The Salvelinus alpinus chromosome 21, SLU_Salpinus.1, whole genome shotgun sequence genome has a segment encoding these proteins:
- the lpar6a gene encoding lysophosphatidic acid receptor 6a — MNNTTLLPLAMSTDNFTLMNYGLGGIIRSTITPLPHHNSSVPSDNSNCTKNDGFKYPLYSTVFSLVFIIGLITNMAAMYIFTCSLKLRNETTTYMINLVVSDLLFVFTLPLRVFYFLNQDWPFGGVLCKLSVSLFYTNMYGSILFLTCISVDRFLAIVHPLRSRALRTKRNAKMVCVAVWVLVLAGSLPTGFKLETTSLQHNHSTARFCFENFSSTQWKSHLSKMVIFIETVGFLIPLLLNVVCSVMVLQTLRRPQTISRGGKLNKTKILRMIVVHLFIFCFCFIPYNVNLVFYALVRTGNLKGCVAETVVRTIYPIALCIAVSNCCFDPIIYYFTSETIQNSIKRKSTISQAYDIKFSEALQSETSSNFHCSLRTLKNKVFNNTESSV, encoded by the coding sequence ATGAACAATACCACCCTGCTCCCACTGGCCATGTCGACGGACAACTTCACCCTGATGAACTACGGTCTCGGAGGGATTATCAGGTCAACCATCACCCCTTTGCCGCACCACAACTCCTCCGTTCCCTCAGACAATTCCAACTGCACCAAGAACGACGGCTTTAAGTATCCTCTCTACAGCACCGTGTTCAGCCTGGTGTTCATTATAGGGTTGATCACTAACATGGCAGCCATGTATATATTCACCTGTTCTCTCAAGTTGAGGAACGAGACGACGACCTACATGATCAACCTAGTGGTGTCAGACCTTCTCTTCGTCTTCACACTGCCTCTCAGGGTTTTCTACTTCCTCAACCAGGACTGGCCGTTCGGCGGCGTACTCTGCAAGCTCTCTGTGTCATTATTTTATACCAACATGTACGGGAGTATTCTATTCCTCACCTGTATCAGTGTGGATCGGTTCCTGGCCATCGTTCACCCGCTCAGGTCACGGGCGTTGAGGACAAAGAGGAACGCTAAAATGGTGTGCGTGGCGGTCTGGGTGCTGGTGTTGGCGGGGAGTCTACCGACAGGTTTTAAACTGGAGACCACGTCACTGCAACACAACCACTCCACCGCACGGTTCTGTTTCGAGAACTTCTCGTCCACGCAGTGGAAGTCTCACCTCTCCAAGATGGTCATCTTCATCGAGACGGTGGGTTTCCTGATCCCCCTGCTCCTCAACGTGGTATGTTCCGTCATGGTTCTCCAGACCCTGAGGAGACCCCAGACCATCAGCCGTGGGGGGAAACTCAACAAAACCAAGATCCTTCGAATGATCGTGGTTCATCTCTTCATCTTTTGCTTTTGTTTCATCCCTTATAACGTCAACCTAGTCTTCTATGCCTTGGTTCGCACTGGAAACCTGAAGGGCTGCGTTGCAGAGACCGTAGTCCGAACTATCTATCCTATCGCTCTCTGTATCGCTGTGTCTAACTGCTGCTTCGACCCGATCATCTACTACTTTACCTCGGAGACCATCCAGAACTCTATCAAGAGGAAATCCACCATCAGCCAGGCGTACGACATTAAGTTCTCTGAGGCACTGCAGAGTGAGACCAGCTCCAACTTCCACTGCAGCCTGAGGACACTGAAAAACAAGGTGTTTAACAACACGGAGTCTTCTGTGTGA